A single Actinomycetes bacterium DNA region contains:
- the glgC gene encoding glucose-1-phosphate adenylyltransferase: MAQPRVLSMVLAGGEGKRLAPLTADRAKPAVPFGGDYRLVDFVLSNLVNAGYLRIVVLTQYKSHSLDRHLAVTWRMSPLLGNYVTPVPAQMRRGPRWYAGSSDAIFQSLNLVYDDRPEYVIVFGADHIYRMDPKQMVEQHVASGTGVTVAGIRVPISEASQFGVIETAEDGRKIRAFREKPSDPVGLPDAPDQVFASMGNYVFRADTLIEAVSVDARDEDSNHDLGGNIIPMLVEQGEAEVYDFADNEVPGETERDRGYWRDVGTLDAYHDAHMDLISVHPVFNLYNLRWPILTWHEPLPPAKFVFEQEGRTGQALDSMVCAGVVLSGGTVRRSIVSPGVKVHTGALVEGSVLMHDVDVGGDAVIRNAIIDKNVVVPEGARIGVDLDRDRERFVVSDGGIVVIGKGQKVDA; this comes from the coding sequence ATGGCGCAGCCCCGTGTGCTTTCGATGGTCCTCGCCGGCGGTGAGGGCAAGCGGCTGGCCCCGCTGACCGCCGACCGGGCCAAGCCGGCGGTCCCCTTCGGCGGTGACTACCGGCTGGTCGACTTCGTGCTCTCCAACCTGGTCAACGCCGGCTACCTCCGCATCGTGGTCCTGACCCAGTACAAGAGCCACAGCCTCGACCGCCACCTGGCGGTGACGTGGCGCATGTCGCCGCTGCTCGGCAACTACGTCACCCCGGTCCCGGCCCAGATGCGCCGGGGGCCGCGCTGGTATGCAGGCTCATCCGACGCCATCTTCCAGAGCCTGAACCTGGTCTACGACGACCGGCCCGAGTACGTGATCGTGTTCGGCGCCGACCACATCTACCGGATGGACCCCAAGCAGATGGTCGAGCAGCACGTCGCCTCGGGGACGGGGGTCACGGTGGCCGGCATCCGGGTGCCGATCTCCGAGGCGAGCCAGTTCGGGGTGATCGAGACCGCCGAGGACGGCCGGAAGATCCGCGCATTCCGGGAGAAGCCGAGCGACCCGGTCGGCCTGCCAGACGCCCCCGACCAGGTGTTCGCGTCGATGGGCAACTACGTGTTCCGGGCCGACACGCTGATCGAGGCGGTCTCGGTCGACGCCCGCGACGAGGACTCCAACCACGACCTGGGCGGCAACATCATCCCCATGCTGGTCGAGCAGGGCGAGGCCGAGGTCTACGACTTCGCCGACAACGAGGTCCCAGGCGAGACCGAGCGCGACCGCGGCTACTGGCGGGACGTGGGCACCCTTGACGCCTACCACGACGCGCACATGGACCTGATCTCGGTCCACCCGGTGTTCAACCTCTACAACCTCCGGTGGCCGATCCTGACCTGGCACGAGCCGCTGCCGCCGGCCAAGTTCGTGTTCGAGCAGGAAGGCCGCACCGGGCAGGCACTGGACTCGATGGTGTGCGCCGGGGTGGTGCTGTCCGGGGGGACAGTGCGCCGCTCGATCGTCTCCCCCGGAGTCAAGGTCCACACGGGCGCGCTGGTCGAGGGGTCGGTGCTCATGCACGACGTGGACGTGGGCGGGGACGCAGTCATCCGCAACGCCATCATCGACAAGAACGTGGTCGTCCCCGAGGGCGCTCGGATCGGCGTCGACCTGGACCGCGACCGCGAGCGCTTCGTGGTCTCCGACGGCGGCATCGTCGTCATCGGCAAGGGCCAGAAGGTCGACGCCTGA
- the ppk2 gene encoding polyphosphate kinase 2, which translates to MAKPKPKPTTRSKPSRKQPKASPTAAGDNAPTAREAAEAEEAASTRLGKKAYENELARLQVELVKLQEWIKHQGLKVVVVFEGRDAAGKGGVIKRITQSLNPRGCRVVALAAPTERERSQWYFQRYVAHLPAAGEMVLFDRSWYNRAGVERVMGFCTDEEYQEFLRACPEFERMLSRSGIILLKYWFSVSDAEQEQRFQRRIQDATRRWKLSPMDLKSRELWVEYSKAKDEMFHYTDTRQSPWYVVQADDKRRARLNCISHLLSLIPHQDLTPEPIVLPPRRDDSGYVRPPMSEQNFVPDLYA; encoded by the coding sequence ATGGCCAAGCCGAAGCCGAAGCCCACGACCAGGTCCAAGCCGTCCCGCAAGCAGCCCAAAGCCAGCCCGACAGCCGCGGGCGACAATGCGCCAACTGCCCGTGAGGCCGCCGAGGCCGAGGAGGCGGCGTCGACGAGACTCGGCAAGAAGGCCTACGAGAACGAGCTGGCCCGCCTCCAGGTCGAGCTGGTCAAGCTTCAGGAGTGGATCAAGCACCAGGGGCTGAAGGTCGTGGTCGTCTTCGAGGGCCGTGACGCCGCCGGGAAGGGCGGGGTGATCAAGCGCATCACCCAGAGCCTGAACCCGCGCGGCTGCCGGGTGGTGGCGCTGGCCGCCCCGACCGAGCGGGAACGCAGCCAGTGGTACTTCCAGCGCTACGTCGCCCACCTCCCGGCCGCCGGGGAGATGGTGCTGTTCGACCGCAGCTGGTACAACCGGGCCGGCGTGGAGCGGGTGATGGGGTTCTGCACCGACGAGGAGTACCAGGAGTTCCTGCGCGCCTGCCCGGAGTTCGAACGGATGCTGAGCCGCTCGGGGATCATCCTGCTCAAGTACTGGTTCTCGGTGAGCGACGCCGAGCAGGAGCAGCGCTTCCAGCGCCGCATCCAGGATGCGACCCGGCGCTGGAAGCTCAGCCCGATGGACCTGAAGTCCCGCGAGCTGTGGGTGGAGTACTCCAAGGCCAAGGACGAGATGTTCCACTACACCGACACCAGGCAGTCGCCCTGGTATGTGGTGCAGGCCGACGACAAGCGGCGGGCCCGGCTGAACTGCATCAGCCACCTGCTGAGCCTGATCCCCCACCAGGATCTGACGCCCGAGCCGATCGTGCTGCCGCCGCGCCGGGACGACAGCGGCTACGTGCGACCGCCGATGAGCGAGCAGAACTTCGTGCCAGACCTGTATGCCTGA
- a CDS encoding phosphatase PAP2 family protein produces MSTRQGGRTRSRVRPARSRVRPELFLPRHAGDAVRLVAAVAILVLSAELVDRNRIQVLEVDAFRLVNDLPSVLYPLLWVVMQLGNVAMVPVLAGAAALTRRYRLAVNLAVAGFGCWALARLVKELVHRGRPAQYLPDVNFHGPPAHGLGYISGHAAVAVALASVASPYLGRRARRVAWGLAATVCLSRLYVGAHLPLDVIGGAAVGWAVGAAVHLLLGAPGGGPSAGRVRRALLDSGLEPVEMEALGLPDAPRSARFGATTATGARLFVKYVPRERRDWDLVYRTWRRLAKRGAVDPGRFGSPSQQVEREAYMTLLAGAAGVRAPRVVLARPTGNGAGLLVMECVPGVPLAELPPEELDDELLTELWRQVGLLHDHRIAHHDLGRWSVVVDEHRRPWLVDFDASEAMAPDRALAVDVAELLVSLACVVGAERALAAARAGLGPAAARSAMDQVEQTALTALTRDDLRADPGLWDDLRRGAAAGRPPLDGAAPAPAPAGSTPSPDER; encoded by the coding sequence ATGTCGACGCGGCAGGGTGGGCGGACGCGGTCCAGGGTCAGGCCCGCGCGGTCCAGGGTCAGGCCCGAGCTGTTCCTGCCCAGGCACGCGGGCGACGCGGTCCGGCTGGTGGCCGCGGTCGCGATCCTGGTGCTGTCGGCCGAGCTGGTGGACCGCAACCGCATCCAGGTGCTCGAGGTCGACGCCTTCCGGCTGGTCAACGACCTGCCCAGCGTGCTGTACCCGCTGCTGTGGGTGGTCATGCAGCTCGGCAACGTGGCCATGGTGCCGGTGCTGGCCGGGGCCGCCGCCCTCACCCGGCGCTACCGCCTGGCCGTGAACCTGGCCGTGGCCGGGTTCGGCTGCTGGGCGCTGGCCAGGCTGGTCAAGGAGCTGGTCCACCGGGGGCGGCCCGCGCAGTACCTGCCCGACGTCAACTTCCACGGGCCACCCGCGCACGGGCTCGGCTACATCTCCGGCCACGCCGCGGTGGCTGTCGCGCTCGCCTCGGTGGCCAGCCCGTACCTGGGCCGGCGGGCCCGCCGGGTCGCCTGGGGGCTGGCCGCCACGGTCTGCCTGTCCCGCCTGTACGTCGGCGCCCACCTGCCACTCGACGTGATCGGCGGTGCCGCCGTCGGCTGGGCGGTCGGCGCGGCCGTGCACCTGCTCCTCGGCGCCCCCGGCGGCGGGCCGTCGGCCGGCCGCGTCCGCCGTGCGCTGCTCGACAGCGGGTTGGAGCCGGTCGAGATGGAGGCGCTCGGCCTGCCCGACGCCCCGCGCTCGGCCCGCTTCGGGGCCACCACCGCCACCGGCGCCCGGCTGTTCGTGAAGTACGTCCCGCGCGAGCGCCGCGACTGGGACCTCGTCTACCGGACCTGGCGGCGCCTGGCCAAGCGGGGTGCGGTCGATCCCGGCCGCTTCGGCTCCCCGTCCCAGCAGGTGGAACGGGAGGCGTACATGACCCTGCTGGCCGGCGCGGCCGGGGTGCGCGCCCCCAGGGTCGTGCTCGCCCGCCCGACCGGCAACGGCGCCGGCCTGCTGGTCATGGAGTGCGTCCCCGGTGTGCCCCTGGCCGAGCTGCCCCCCGAGGAGCTCGACGACGAGCTCCTCACCGAGCTGTGGCGGCAGGTCGGCCTGCTCCACGACCACCGCATCGCCCACCACGACCTCGGGCGCTGGAGCGTGGTGGTGGACGAGCACCGCCGGCCCTGGCTGGTCGACTTCGACGCCAGCGAGGCGATGGCCCCCGACCGGGCGCTCGCCGTCGACGTGGCCGAGCTGCTCGTCTCTCTGGCTTGCGTGGTCGGTGCCGAACGGGCCCTGGCCGCGGCCAGGGCCGGCCTCGGGCCCGCCGCCGCCCGCTCGGCCATGGACCAGGTCGAGCAGACCGCGCTGACCGCGCTGACCCGCGACGACCTGCGGGCCGACCCGGGCCTCTGGGACGACCTGCGCCGCGGCGCCGCCGCGGGCCGCCCGCCGCTCGACGGGGCCGCCCCGGCACCGGCGCCGGCCGGGTCCACACCCTCCCCGGACGAGCGATGA